Proteins from a single region of Pseudomonas sp. BSw22131:
- a CDS encoding acetyl-CoA hydrolase/transferase family protein, with protein MYRERIRLPALMNKVMSAADAASLIKDGMTVGMSGFTRAGEAKAVPQALAERAKVSPLQISLITGASLGNDLDKQLTEAGVLSRRMPFQVDSTLRRAINDGTVMFIDQHLSDTVEQLRNRQIKAVDLAVIECVAIDEEGHLILSTSVGNSASFAILAKEVIVEINLAQPLELEGLHDIYIPSYRPTRLPIPVLKPDSRIGNPAVQIDPAKIVGIVFSNQTDSPSTVLPPDSETQGIAGHLVEFFKNEVRQNRLTNQLMPLQAGVGTIANAVMTGLLDSPFHDMTMYSEVLQDSTFDLFDAGKLSFASGSSMTLSARKHSGVYDNLDQYKPKLLLRPQEISNHPEVVRRLGIIAINTALEFDLYGNVNSTHVGGTRMMNGIGGSGDFARNAHLAIFVTKSIAKGGSISSVVPMVSHVDHTEHDVDILVTEQGLADLRGLAPRERARVIIDNCVHPAYREALNDYFRRACAIGGHTPHVLREALSWHLNLEETGRMLAA; from the coding sequence ATGTACCGTGAACGTATCCGCCTGCCTGCTTTGATGAATAAGGTAATGAGCGCCGCCGATGCCGCCTCTTTGATCAAAGACGGTATGACCGTTGGCATGAGTGGCTTTACCCGAGCCGGAGAGGCCAAGGCCGTGCCTCAAGCACTGGCAGAGCGCGCCAAGGTCTCGCCACTACAGATAAGCCTGATTACCGGCGCAAGCCTGGGCAACGACCTCGACAAGCAGCTGACCGAAGCCGGCGTCTTGTCCCGGCGCATGCCATTTCAGGTCGACAGCACCCTGCGCAGGGCCATCAACGACGGCACCGTCATGTTCATCGACCAGCACCTGTCCGATACAGTTGAGCAATTGCGCAATCGGCAAATCAAGGCAGTGGACCTCGCGGTCATCGAGTGTGTGGCAATCGACGAAGAAGGCCATCTGATTCTCAGCACTTCCGTGGGTAACTCCGCCAGCTTCGCCATTCTGGCCAAAGAAGTGATCGTCGAAATCAATCTGGCGCAGCCGCTCGAGCTCGAAGGCCTGCATGACATCTATATACCCAGCTATCGCCCCACACGACTGCCGATCCCGGTGCTCAAGCCCGACAGCCGCATTGGTAATCCGGCCGTGCAAATTGATCCGGCGAAGATCGTCGGCATTGTCTTCAGCAATCAGACCGACTCGCCTTCGACGGTATTGCCACCCGACAGCGAGACACAAGGCATTGCTGGCCATCTGGTGGAGTTCTTCAAGAACGAAGTGCGTCAGAACCGGCTGACCAACCAATTGATGCCACTGCAAGCAGGCGTCGGCACCATCGCCAATGCCGTGATGACCGGTTTGCTGGATTCGCCGTTTCACGACATGACGATGTATTCCGAGGTGCTTCAGGACTCCACTTTCGACCTGTTTGACGCAGGCAAGCTGAGCTTCGCGTCCGGCAGCTCGATGACGCTGTCGGCTCGCAAGCACAGCGGCGTTTACGACAATCTCGACCAGTACAAACCAAAACTGTTATTGCGCCCTCAGGAAATCTCCAACCATCCTGAAGTGGTTCGCCGTCTGGGCATCATCGCAATCAATACAGCCCTGGAGTTCGATCTGTACGGCAACGTCAATTCCACGCACGTGGGTGGCACCCGGATGATGAACGGAATCGGCGGCTCTGGAGACTTCGCGCGCAATGCGCACCTGGCGATCTTCGTGACCAAGTCCATTGCCAAAGGCGGCTCTATTTCAAGCGTGGTGCCCATGGTCAGCCATGTGGACCACACGGAGCATGATGTCGATATTCTCGTCACAGAACAGGGACTGGCCGATCTGCGCGGGCTCGCGCCTCGTGAGCGCGCCCGCGTCATTATCGATAACTGTGTTCATCCAGCTTATCGCGAGGCATTGAATGACTACTTCCGCAGGGCCTGTGCCATCGGCGGTCACACACCGCATGTGCTGCGTGAAGCACTAAGTTGGCACCTGAATCTTGAAGAAACCGGACGAATGTTGGCGGCCTGA
- a CDS encoding NAD(P) transhydrogenase subunit alpha — protein MEEFISPGIYNLIIFVLAIYVGYHVVWNVTPALHTPLMAVTNAISAIVIVGAMLAAALTVTPLGKTMGTLAVALAAVNVFGGFLVTRRMLEMFKKKAPRTKVEVTK, from the coding sequence ATGGAAGAGTTCATCTCGCCCGGCATCTACAACCTGATCATTTTTGTGCTGGCAATCTATGTCGGCTATCACGTGGTCTGGAACGTTACCCCGGCGCTGCACACCCCGCTGATGGCGGTCACGAACGCCATCTCGGCCATCGTCATCGTCGGCGCAATGCTTGCAGCAGCCCTGACCGTGACCCCGCTTGGCAAAACCATGGGTACGCTGGCCGTGGCGCTGGCAGCGGTAAATGTATTCGGCGGTTTTTTGGTCACCCGACGAATGCTTGAAATGTTCAAGAAAAAAGCGCCCAGGACCAAAGTCGAGGTGACGAAGTAA
- a CDS encoding NAD(P)(+) transhydrogenase (Re/Si-specific) subunit beta, which yields MSMNLVTLLYLVSAICFIQALKGLSHPTTSRRGNLFGMVGMGLAVLTTVGLVYKLAAMSTDGATAGIGYIVIGLLVGGTAGSIMAKRVEMTKMPELVAFMHSMIGLAAVFIAIAAVVEPQSLGIVRHLGDPIPAGNRLELFLGAAIGAITFSGSVIAFGKLSGKYKFRLFQGAPVQFAGQHKLNLILGLATLFFGLTFMFTGSLFAFSLMLILAFIIGVLLIIPIGGADMPVVVSMLNSYSGWAAAGIGFSLNNSMLIIAGSLVGSSGAILSYIMCKAMNRSFFNVIGGGFGGATDTGAATGAKEARPVKSGSADDATFLLTNADTVIIVPGYGLAVARAQHALKELTEKLTHRGVTVKYAIHPVAGRMPGHMNVLLAEAEVPYDQVFEMDDINSEFGQADVVLVLGANDVVNPAAKNDPKSPIAGMPILEAFKAKTIIVNKRSMASGYAGLDNELFYLDKTMMVFGDAKKVIEDMVKAID from the coding sequence ATGAGCATGAACCTCGTCACTTTGCTGTATCTCGTTTCGGCGATCTGCTTCATCCAGGCACTCAAAGGCCTTTCGCATCCGACAACTTCGCGGCGGGGCAATCTGTTCGGCATGGTCGGCATGGGATTGGCGGTGCTCACTACAGTTGGCCTGGTCTACAAGCTCGCAGCGATGTCTACAGATGGCGCAACTGCTGGCATTGGCTACATTGTCATCGGTTTGCTCGTCGGCGGCACTGCTGGCTCGATCATGGCCAAGCGAGTCGAGATGACCAAAATGCCGGAGCTGGTGGCTTTCATGCACAGCATGATTGGCCTCGCAGCGGTGTTCATTGCCATTGCCGCAGTGGTCGAACCGCAGTCGCTGGGCATCGTTCGTCACTTGGGAGATCCGATCCCTGCCGGCAATCGACTGGAGCTGTTCCTTGGCGCCGCGATCGGTGCGATCACGTTCTCCGGTTCGGTCATCGCATTCGGCAAGCTGTCGGGCAAATACAAGTTCCGCCTGTTCCAGGGCGCACCGGTGCAGTTTGCCGGGCAGCACAAGCTGAACCTGATTCTGGGGCTGGCCACGCTGTTTTTCGGCCTGACGTTCATGTTCACCGGCAGCCTTTTCGCGTTCAGCCTGATGCTGATCCTGGCATTCATCATTGGCGTGCTGTTGATCATCCCGATTGGCGGGGCCGACATGCCAGTCGTGGTGTCGATGCTCAATAGCTATTCGGGCTGGGCAGCCGCGGGCATTGGCTTCTCACTCAATAACTCGATGCTGATCATCGCAGGTTCGCTGGTAGGTTCTTCGGGTGCGATCCTGTCGTACATCATGTGCAAGGCCATGAACCGCTCGTTCTTCAACGTGATCGGTGGCGGCTTCGGCGGTGCAACTGATACTGGCGCCGCTACAGGCGCCAAAGAAGCACGACCGGTCAAATCCGGCTCGGCTGACGACGCGACATTCCTGCTGACCAACGCTGACACGGTGATCATCGTGCCGGGATACGGCCTGGCAGTGGCACGCGCACAGCACGCGCTCAAAGAGCTGACAGAAAAGTTGACCCATCGCGGGGTGACAGTAAAGTACGCGATCCACCCTGTAGCAGGGCGGATGCCAGGGCATATGAACGTCCTGCTGGCGGAAGCGGAAGTGCCTTACGACCAAGTGTTCGAAATGGACGACATCAACTCCGAATTTGGTCAGGCCGATGTGGTGCTGGTCCTCGGCGCAAACGACGTGGTGAACCCGGCCGCCAAGAACGACCCGAAATCACCGATTGCCGGGATGCCGATTCTGGAAGCGTTCAAGGCCAAAACCATCATCGTCAACAAACGCTCGATGGCCAGCGGCTATGCCGGCCTGGATAACGAACTGTTCTACCTCGACAAGACAATGATGGTCTTTGGCGATGCGAAAAAGGTCATTGAGGACATGGTGAAGGCCATCGATTAA